ATGGCCGGCTGCACTCTGATCATGCCGCAATTCGACGCCGCCGAATTCAATCAACTGGTCGCCGATGAAAGCGCCACCAGCACCATCATGGTTCCAGCCATGTACAAGCTGTGTCTGATGCGCGCCAACTTCGACACGCTCGATCTCGACAGTTGGCGGGTCGGTGCTTTCGGCGGCGCCCCCATGCCGGAATCGACCATCGTCGAGTTTCGTCAGCGGCTGCCGCACCTGCAGTTAATGAATGCCTACGGCGCCACGGAAACCTGCACCGCGGTCACCGCCATGCCACCAGCGGCGCAACTGGAGCACCTGGACAGCATCGGACAGGTACTGGATGGCGTGGACATCCGCATCATGGACGAACAGGGCCAGGAGTGCCCGGCGGGGGAGTCCGGTGAGTTATGGATCTCCGGGCCGGTGGTGATTCCCGGCTACTGGCAGGATGCGGAACGCACCGCGCAGAATTTCGTCGGCGGCTACTGGCGCTCCGGCGACATCGGCGATATCAGCACCGATGGCTATGTACGCATCTTCGACCGCAAGAAGGACATGATTATTCGCGGCGGTTACAACATCTACTGCATCGAAGTGGAAAACGCCATCGCCTATCACCCGGCCGTGGCCGAGTGCGCGGTGATCGGCGTGCCGGATCCGGTGCTCGGCGAAAAAATTCTGGCGGTGATCAGCAGTCAGGACAGCGACCTCGATGCCGACACGCTACGCCGCTTCTGCGCCGAACGCCTGGCCGACTACAAAGTCCTCGATTTTGTTCATCTGCAACGGGAGCCGCTACCGCGCAACGCCAACGGCAAAGTGATGAAGACCACCTTGCGCGACCGCCTCGCCCACCCTGAAACCGAACCCTGTTGAGAACCACCATGGATTTCGCCTACCCGGAAAAAACACAAACCCTGATCGCCCAGCTCAATGCGTTCATGGACGAGCATATCTATCCCAACGAAGCCCGCTATGAAGAGGAACTGGCCGCCGGCAACTACTGGCCGGAAGTGATTGAGGAATTGAAGCCGAAAGCCCGCGCCGCCGGACTGTGGAACCTGTTCCTGCCGGAATCGGAACACGGCGCCGGACTCACCAATCTGGAATACGCTCCTCTGTGTGAAATCATGGGGCGGGTAATGTGGGCGCCGGAAGTGTTCAACTGCTCGGCACCGGACACCGGCAATATGGAAGTGCTGGCCCGCTACGGCACCCCGGAGCAGCAAAAACAATGGCTGCAACCGCTGCTCGACGGCGAGATCCGCTCCTGCTTCGCCATGACCGAACCGGACGTGGCCTCCTCCGACGCCACCAATATCCAAAGCGCCATCGTGCGTGACGGTGACGACTACGTCATCAACGGGCGCAAATGGTTTTCTTCCGGATCGCCGGATGAGCGCTGCAAGATTTTCATCTTCATGGGCAAGACCGACCCGGATAACCCGAACCGGCACAAACAACAATCCATGATTCTGGTGCCCCGGGATACCCCGGGCATTACCGTGGTCCGTCCCCTGCCCGTCTTCGGCTTTTCCGGCACGCCGGACGTTACCGGAGAAGTCCGTTTCGAAAACGTGCGCGTACCCGCCAGCAACATGCTGCTGGGTGACGGTCGTGGTTTTGAAATCGCCCAGGGCCGCCTCGGCCCCGGCCGTATCCACCACTGCATGCGTCTGATCGGCCTGGCGGAACGGGCGCTGGAGAAAATGTGCAAACGCACCCAGGAGCGGGTCGCCTTCGGCAAACCGGTGGCGGAACAAACCGTGACCCTGGAACGCATCGCCGAATCCCGCATCCTCATCGATCAGACCCGGCTGCTGGTGCTCAACGCCGCCCATATGATGGACACCGTCGGCAACAAAGTGGCGCGCAAGGAAATCGCCATGATCAAAGTGGCCGCCCCCAACATGGCCGCCCGTGTCATTGACTGGGCCATCCAGGCCCACGGCGGCGGCGGCGTCACCAACGACTTCGGCCTCGCCAAAGCCTACGCCAACGCCCGCATGCTGCGCCTGGCCGACGGCCCCGACGAAGTGCACCGCAACCAGATAGGACGGCTGGAACTGGCGCGGTATCGTTAGCTAAGGCACCACGAGCCGCTGAGGGAGGTCGCCTCAGCGGCGAAGGGCATGCCAGAAGCGACCCTCGATCCAGTATTTTTTGGCTGCCTACGCGGCAGCGAACCTGTACACGGTGCGCGGGATCATCAACCGCTGTTTCTTAGCTGCCTGCGCGGCAGCGAACGCGCCGAACGTCAAGTCGCGCCGCGCGGACATTTTCTTAGCTGCCTGCGCGGCAGCGAACCGAAAACGGCCTGCAACATCGTCTCGGCCCCTTTTCTTAGCTGCCTGCGCGGCAGCGAACTACTTGGTGGTGGCGTCTTGGCCGAAGCGAGTTTTCTTAGCTGCCTGCGCGGCAGCGAACATATCCACCAGGGTGACACCGTCATCCTGCGTTTTCTTAGCTGCCTGCGCGGCAGCGAACCTTGTTGGCGGCCTTTGGTGTCAGCGCTGTGATTTCTTAGCTGCCTGCGCGGCAGCGAACATACGGGACTTTTGCGCCGACTTGGCGCCGATTTTCTTAGCTGCCTGCGCGGCAGCGAACAGGTAAAAATTCGCGCCGTGCGTCCGGCTTCTTTTCTTAGCTGCCTGCGCGGCAGCGAACATTGAAGCGATGGCGCTGGAGCGTCACATGCTTTTCTTAGCTGCCTGCGCGGCAGCGAACGTGGACCGCCGCAGCAACACAATCGGCTGATATTTCTTAGCTGCCTGCGCGGCAGCGAACCTTATAGGGGTGGGAACGCCGACTCTCCCCGATTTCTTAGCTGCCTGCGCGGCAGCGAACGCATGAGGCCGGCATAGATGCCGCCTTGCTCTTTTCTTAGCTGCCTGCGCGGCAGCGAACTTATCGTTGCCGCCGAAACTCTTTATCAAGAATTTCTTAGCTGCCTGCGCGGCAGCGAACCCCCTGCCCGTCCCATACACCGGACACGTAGTTTTCTTAGCTGCCTGCGCGGCAGCGAACAAAAAAGCCCGGACGGTGCCGGGCCAGTAGGCTTTCTTAGCTGCCTGCGCGGCAGCGAACGACCCCGATCAGCTTACCCCATTCCACCAGTGTTTCTTAGCTGCCTGCGCGGCAGCGAACAGAGGGCTTTTCCTGCTTTCGGTCTACCTTAATTTCTTAGCTGCCTGCGCGGCAGCGAACCCAAGTCCCTTCGCCAGAGGGCCTGTACCCGTTTTCTTAGCTGTCTGCGCGGCAGCGAACAGCCGGCGACCAGCACGAAAGCCACCGTCGCGGTTTCTTAGCTGCCTGCGCGGCAGCGAACCCTTTCGGAATCCCGGTTCCGCCGGGGCGGGTTTTCTTAGCTGCCTGCGCGGCAGCGAACGGGAACAGGCGATGACTTTACTCTCCTGTATCTTTCTTAGCTGCCTGCGCGGCAGCGAACCCGTTGGCTCAGCCCCATGCGTGCCCGCCATTTTTCTTAGCTGCCTGCGCGGCAGCGAACTATGGGGTGCGAGCGTCGGTTCATGGCTCGACTTTCTTAGCTGCCTGCGCGGCAGCGAACTTGAAGGAGATCCCTTCTTTGTCGCGGGAACATTTCTTAGCTGCCTGCGCGGCAGCGAACTCCTGGTCAGAATTTGGAGCTGGCATCGTTCATTTCTTAGCTGCCTGCGCGGCAGCGAACGACCTGCACGGCGCAGAACAAGAGCCCAATGATTTCTTAGCTGCCTGCGCGGCAGCGAACTATGTGCCGCGCAACCCGCGCACGGATATCCTTTTCTTAGCTGCCTGCGCGGCAGCGAACCAGGTCGGCCCCTTCCAGGTAGGCCCCTTCCATTTCTTAGCTGCCTGCGCGGCAGCGAACGGCATAGGTCGGAGACGGTGAAGTGCGTTGTGTTTCTTAGCTGCCTGCGCGGCAGCGAACGCCGACTGGTCCGCGCTGGCGGGCCGCAAGGTTTTCTTAGCTGCCTGCGCGGCAGCGAACACGATCATGGTGCACATCGTCCGTCAGCTCCTTTTCTTAGCTGCCTGCGCGGCAGCGAACGGGCCTTGGTCGGTCCTACTGGATCGGTGGTGTTTCTTAGCTGCCTGCGCGGCAGCGAACAGAAGTCGCTCCCGAAACCGCGCCTGCTGTACTTTCTTAGCTGCCTGCGCGGCAGCGAACCTGGACGAGAACCAGTTCGACCAGGTGTTCCATTTCTTAGCTGCCTGCGCGGCAGCGAACCCCTCGATGACGCTCCAGAATCCGTCGTCAGTTTTCTTAGCTGCCTGCGCGGCAGCGAACTCGGATGGCACCTCAGGCG
This sequence is a window from Alloalcanivorax dieselolei B5. Protein-coding genes within it:
- a CDS encoding acyl-CoA dehydrogenase family protein; translated protein: MDFAYPEKTQTLIAQLNAFMDEHIYPNEARYEEELAAGNYWPEVIEELKPKARAAGLWNLFLPESEHGAGLTNLEYAPLCEIMGRVMWAPEVFNCSAPDTGNMEVLARYGTPEQQKQWLQPLLDGEIRSCFAMTEPDVASSDATNIQSAIVRDGDDYVINGRKWFSSGSPDERCKIFIFMGKTDPDNPNRHKQQSMILVPRDTPGITVVRPLPVFGFSGTPDVTGEVRFENVRVPASNMLLGDGRGFEIAQGRLGPGRIHHCMRLIGLAERALEKMCKRTQERVAFGKPVAEQTVTLERIAESRILIDQTRLLVLNAAHMMDTVGNKVARKEIAMIKVAAPNMAARVIDWAIQAHGGGGVTNDFGLAKAYANARMLRLADGPDEVHRNQIGRLELARYR
- a CDS encoding class I adenylate-forming enzyme family protein, coding for MNHPTNRFDMHYETHFGDRVIRCFRQRPASVQAMLQSALERNPDGDAFVVEGERVSYRQLARRASRVAAAFHQLGVRPGDRVALVLRNGPALMYGLYGALWLGAIAVPLNAREQGAGLGYIFSDCAPKVAIAEADLVQRLHDGGATKDLVALFAAGGDAEGARPFEALLEGADTRLPLARPDQEDIAVLLYTSGTTGRPKGAMQTHLNIAHTVKLWEKSMDLRFAERSVLAVPGSHVTGLMGIIFTMAHMAGCTLIMPQFDAAEFNQLVADESATSTIMVPAMYKLCLMRANFDTLDLDSWRVGAFGGAPMPESTIVEFRQRLPHLQLMNAYGATETCTAVTAMPPAAQLEHLDSIGQVLDGVDIRIMDEQGQECPAGESGELWISGPVVIPGYWQDAERTAQNFVGGYWRSGDIGDISTDGYVRIFDRKKDMIIRGGYNIYCIEVENAIAYHPAVAECAVIGVPDPVLGEKILAVISSQDSDLDADTLRRFCAERLADYKVLDFVHLQREPLPRNANGKVMKTTLRDRLAHPETEPC